CGCCGCCAGCGCGCCAGGTCGCCCGTGCGGTACAGCCGTTCCCCCGGCTCGCCACCGAAGGCGTCCGGCACGAAGCGCTCCGCCGTCAGGTCCGGCTGCTCCAGGTAGCCGCGCGCCAGGCCGTCTCCGCCGATGTACAGCTCTCCCGCCACGCCGGCCGGCACCGGCTGGCCGCTGCCGTCCAGCAGGTACACCCGCGTGTTGCCGATGGGCCGGCCAATGGGCACGGCGCTCCCCACCATCGCCGGCTCCGTCATTCGGAAGCAGCTCGCGAAGGTGGTGCTCTCCGTGGGGCCGTAGCAGGCCGTCACGGGGATGCGCAGCGTCTCCAGCACGCGGCGCACGTGCGGCGCGGAGACCACGTCTCCGCCCGTGAGGAGCTGGCGCACCGGCCGCAGCGCCTCCAGGTCCGCCTCCACCATCTGCGTGAAGAGGCCCGCCGTCAGGTGCAGCGTGGTGACGCCGTGCTGCTCCAGCACCCCCGCCAGCTCGCGCACGTCATTCGGCGCGTGCGGCGGGTAGAGCACCAGCCGCCCGCCGTTGAGCAGGCAGCCCCACACCTCCAGCGTCGACGCGTCGAAGGAGATGGGCGCGATGAGCAGGAACGTCTGGCTGGCGCCGAGGTCGGCGTAGTCCACGCCCCGCACCAGCCTCGCCACCGAGCGGTGCTCGATGCAGACACCCTTCGGCCGGCCCGTGGAGCCGGAGGTGAAGTCGATGTAGGCCAGGTGGCGTGACGTCGCTCCGCTCCGCGGCGCCGTCGTGGGCGCGAGGGCCAGGGCCTCGGCCGCCTCGTCCAGCAGCAGGCACTCCACGCCCTCCGCCGGCAGCAGCTCCAGCAGGGCTCGCGTCGTCACCAGCACGCGCGGGCGCGAGTCCTCCAGCATGGTGGACAGGCGCGCGCGCGGGTAGTTCGAGTCCAGCGGCACGTAGGCGCCGCCGGCCTTGAGGATGGCCAGCACGGTGACGATGAGGTCCACCGAGCGCTCCAGGCACAGGCCCACTCGCACGTCGGGGCCCACGCCGCGCTCCCGCAGCAGCCAGGCCAGGCGGTTGGCGCGGGCCTCCAGCTCGCGGTACGTGAGGCGCTCGCCCGTGGTGGCTTCCAGCGCCACCGCGTCCGGCCTCAGCGTCACCTGCTCCTCGAAGAGGCCGTGCACCGTGGCCTCGGAGGGGTAGGGCGCCGCCGTGTCATTCCACTCGCGCAGCACCTGGCGGCGCTCCGGCTCCGGCATCAGGCCCAGCTCCACCACGGGCGCGTCGGGCGCGGCCACCGCCGCCTCCAGCAGCGTGCGCAGGTGCCCCGCCATTCGGGCCACCGTCTCCTCGTCGAAGAGGTCCGTGCTGTAGTCGAACGTGCCCGCGATGCCCGACGGCGTCTCCGCCAGGGACAGGCTCAGGTCGAACTTCGCCGCCCGGTTGGGCACCTCGAACGAGCGCAGCACAAGCCCGCCCATGCCCACCTGGGGCACCGGCGCGTTCTGCATCAGCAACATCACCTGGAAGAGCGGCGAGCGCCCCAGGTCACGCGCCGGCTGCAGCGCGTCCACCAGCTTCTCGAAGGGCACGTCCTGGTGCGCGTACGCCCCCAGCGTGACTTCGCGCGCCCGGGCCAGCAGCGCCTTGAAGCCCATCCGAGGCTCGGGCCGCAGCCCCAGCGCCAGCGTGTTGACGAAGAAGCCGATGAGGCCCTCCGTCTCCGCGCGGCCCCGGCCCGCGATGGGCGTGCCGATGGCGAAGTCGCGCTGCCCCGAGTAGCGCCACAGCAGCACGTGGAAGGCCGCCAGCAGCGCCATGAAGGGCGTGGCGCCCTCGCGCTGGCAGAGCGCCAGCACGGCGTCGGACAGCTCCTTGGGCAGGCGCACCTCCAGGCTCGCGCCCCGGAAGCCCTGCACGGCCGGACGCGGCCGGTCCGTGGGCAGCTCCAGCGCGTGTGGCACGCCGCCGAGCTGGTTGCGCCACCAGCCGAGCTGCGCCTCCAGCGCGTCGCCCCGCAGCCAGCCGCGCTGCCAGGAGGCGAAGTCCGCGTACTGCACCGGCAGCTCCGGCAGCGGCGACGGCCGCCCCTCCAGGAACGCCTCGTAGAGCGCCGCCACCTCGCGCACCAGCACGCCCAGGCTCCAGCCGTCGGTGATGATGTGGTGCATCGTCACCAGCAGCACGTGGTCCTTCGCGTCCAGGCGCACCAGCACGGGCCGCACCAGCGGGCCGCGCTCCAGGTCGAACGGACGCCCCGCCTCCACCTCCGCGCGCCGCAGGGCCTCCGCCTCGCGGGCCTCGGACGGCAGGCCGCTCAGGTCCCACTCCTCCAGCACCACGGGGGCCGCGGGCGCAATCACCTGCGCCGGCTCGCCGCCACGGTCCACGAAGGTGGTGCGCAGCGTCTCGTGCCGCGCCACCAGCGCATCCAGGCTCCGCCGCAGCACCGCCGCGTCCAGCGCACCCTCCAGCCGCACCGGCAGGCTGAGGTGGTACGAGCTGGACCGCGGGTCCAGCTGGTGCAGGAACCACAGCCGCTGCTGCGCGAAGGACAGCGGCATGCCGTCCGCCGCGCGCGGCACGGGCACCAGCTCCGGCGCCGCGTGCTCCACCTTCGCCGCCGTCTGGAGCCGCGCCACCAGCTTCTCCACCGTGGACGCGTCGAACAGGTCGCGCACGGGCAGCTCCACGCCCAGCACCGCGCGCACGCGCGCCGCCACCTGCGTGGCCATCAGCGAGTGGCCGCCCAGCTCGAAAAAGTCGTCATGCCGCCCGACTCGCGGCACGTGCAGCACGTCCGCCCAGATGCCGGCGACCAGCTCCTCCATGGGCGTGGCCGGCGGGACGAACTCCCGCTCCGTGGAGCGCGCGCCCTCGGGGGCGGGCAGGGCCTTGCGGTCCACCTTGCCGCTGGGGCTCAGCGGAAGCGCCGGCAGGGTGACGAAGGCCGAGGGCACCATGTACCCGGGCAGCACCGCCTCCAGCGCCTTGCGCAGCGGCTCCACCGCCGCCTCCAGCCCCTCCTCCGCGACGACGTAGGCCACCAGGCGCTTGTCGCCGGGCACGTCCTCGCGCACCACCACCGTCGCCTCGCGCACCGCCGGCTGCTGGCGGAGCACGGACTCGATTTCTCCCGTCTCGATGCGGAAGCCGCGCAGCTTCACCTGCTCGTCCAGGCGGCCCTGGTACTCGAGCTGTCCGTCCGCCAGGAAGCGCACCCGGTCGCCCGTGCGGTACAGCCGCGCGCCCGGCTCCGAGCCGAACGCGTCCGGCACGAAGCGCTCGGCGGTGAGCCCGGGCTGGCCCAGGTAGCCACGCGCCAGGCCAGGCCCGCCCACGAACAGCTCGCCCGGCGCGCCCACGGGCACCGGGCGCAGGGTGGCGTCCAGCACGTACAGCCGCACGTTGGGGAAGGGACGGCCGATGGTCAGCCGCTCCGGCGCGACACTCCCCGGAGTGATGGTGGCGCACACCGTCACCTCGGTGGGGCCGTAGGCGTTGAGCAGCGTGCGCCCACGCCCCCAGCGGCTCGCCAGCTCCGGTGTGCACGCCTCGCCGGCGGAGATGACCGTCTCCAGGTCCGGCAGGCCCTCCTCGGACTGCAGGGCCAGCACCGACGGCGTCAGCGTCACCGCCGTGATTCGCTGCTCGCGCAGCACGGCCGCCAGCGACGTGCCCGGCAGCATGGCCTCCCGAGGCGCCAGGCACAGCCGGGCCCCCGCCAACAGGGTGGCGAACATCTCGCACACCGAGGCGTCGAAGCCGATGGCGGCGAACTGCAGCACCCGGCTGTCGGGCCGGAAGCCGTGCGCCTTCACCGCCGCCAGGGCCGTGTTGCACAGGCCCCGGTGCGCCAGCAGGGTGCCCTTGGGGCGCCCCGTGGAGCCGGACGTGTAGATGACGTAGGCCAGGTTGTCTGCCGTGACGACGGACGGCGGCGCGTGCTCGGGCCGGGTGGCCACCTGGGCCCACTCCGTGTCCAGGCACACCATGAGCTCGCCCTGCGAGGGCAACACGTCCGCCAGCGCCTCCTGGGTGAGGAGCACGGGCACCGCGGCGTCGCGCGCCATGTAGCCCAGGCGGTCCATGGGGTACGACGGATCCAACGGCACGTAGACGCCACCGGCCTTGAGGATGCCCAGCGCGCCCACCACCAGCTCCAGCGAGCGCTCCATGCACACGCCGACGCGCGTCTCGGGGCCCACGCCCAGCGAGCGCAGGTGCCACGCGAGCTGGTTGGACCGCCGCTCCAACTCGGCGTAGGTGAGCGCCTGGCCCTCGAAGGAGACGGCGGTCGCCTCCGGCGTGCGGGCGGCCTGGGCGGAGAACAGCTCGTGCGCGCAGGCGTCGCGCGGGAAGTCGGCGTGGGTGTCGTTCCACTCCACGAGGACCTGGCGGCGCTCCGCGGCGGACAGCAGCGACAGCTCGCCGACCTTCACTCCGGCGGAGGCCGGCAGCGACTCCAGCAGGTGGAGCCACTGCCCCAGCAGGCGCTCGCACGCGGCGGACTCGAAGCGCGCGGCGTCATACGTGAAGACGATGCGCAGCGTGGGGCCCGGGGCGATGGTGACGTCCATGGGGAACGTCTTGCGCTCCAGGAAGCGCACGTCCCGCACGGCCGCGCCGGCCTGGTCCTTCACCGAGGCGTCGACGGGGAAGTTCTCGAAGACGAGCAGGCTCTCGAAGAGCGGGGTGCCGCGGGGCACCTGGCTCCAGCCCTGCACCTGCACCAGCGGGCTGTACTCGTACTGGCGCATCTCCAGGTTGTTCTCCTGGAGCTGCTTGAGCCAGGGCACCAGCGCGGCGTCAGGCGGCAGGCGCACGCGCATGGGCAGCGAGTTGATGAACTGCCCCAGCATCTGCTCCACGCCCGGCAGGTCCGTGGGCCGTCCGGCCACGGTGGTGCCGAAGACGACGTCCTGCTCGCCGCTGTGGCGCGCCAGCAGCACGGCCCAGCTCGCCTGCACCAGCGTGTTGAGGGTGAGCTGGTGCTGGCGCGCGAAGCCCTGCAGCGCCGCCATCGTCGGCGTGGGCACGTCGAAGCGGCGCTCCACGGGCTGCGCCACCCCGTGCTCCACGCGCACCGTTGCCTTGCCCCCCGGCAGCGGCGTGGGGGCCGTGAAGCCCTCCAGCGCGGGCCGCCAGAAGGCCTCCGCTCCCGCCAGGTCCTGCCGCTGCAGCCAGGCGATGTACTCGCGGTAGGGCGTCGCGCGCTCCGTCCGCGGCGCCTGGCCGCGCGAGAAGGCGTCGTACAGCGCGAACAGCTCGCGCATGAGCACGCCCAGGCTCCAGCCGTCCATCAGCAGGTGGTGCAGGCTCCAGACGAACTGGTGCGCCTGCTCATCCAGCCGCATCACCGCCATGCGCATCAGCGGCGGGCGCGTCAGGTCGAAGCCCTTCGCCTTGTCCTCCTCCAGGAAGGCGTCCAGGCGCGACTGCTGCTGCGCATGCGTCAGGTCGCGCCAGTCCTGCTGCGTCCAGGGCAGCTCCACGCGCGTGTGTACGCGCTGCAGCGGCGAGGCGAGGCCCTTCCATATAAAGGAGGTGCGCAGCGAGGTGTGGCGCTCCAGCAGCGCCTCCCAGGCGCGGCGGAAGGCGCCCAGCTCCAGCGGCGTCTGGAAGACCCACGTCACCTGCTCGAAGTAGTCGTCCCGCCCCGGCGTCAGCAGGGCGTGGAAGAGCATGCCCTGCTGCATGGGAGACAGCGGGTACAGGTCCTCCACCGTGATGTCGCCCTCCAGCACGCGCGCCAGCGTGGGCGCCTCCAGCCGGGCGAGGGGGAAGTCCGACGGGAGGTAGTGCCGCGCGTCCGCCGAGTCCCGTCCGCGGATGAGCGCCCGCAGCGCCTCCACGAAGCCCTGGGCCACGGACTCCACGGTGGCGTGCTGGTGCACGCCCTCGCTGTACTTCCACGAGACGCGGAGCTGCCCGCCAGCGACGAGGGCGTCCACCTCCAGCAGGTGGCTGCGCACCGCGAGGCCGCTCTGGGCGGAGCCCTGGGACTCGGGGGCGGGGCGGAAGAGCTGGGACGCCTGCGCCAGCGCGTCGAGCTGGCCCAGGTAGTTGAAGAGGATGCCGGGACGCGGCTGCGCGCGCAGGGCCTCCGCGGCCTCCGGGCGCCCCAGGTGGCGCAGCAGCCCATGGCCCAGCCCGCTGCCGGGCCGCTGGCGCCGCGACTCGCGCACGTTGCGCAGGGTGTCTCCCGGGGAGCCCCCGCGCGACACCTCGAGCAGCAGCGGCCACGTGGCGGTGAACCAGCCCACGGTGCGTGAGACGTCCACCTCGTCGGACGGCACCTCGCGGCCGTGCAGCTCCTGCTCCACCCGCACGCGCGTGCCGCCCGTCCACTCCGCCACGGCGCGGCCCAGCGCGGCCAGCAGCACGTCGTCGATGTGGGCGCGGTACGCACCCGGCGTCTCCTGCAGCAGCAGCCGCGTCTCTTCCGCGCTCAGGCTCACCTGCACCGAGCGCTCCGACGCCACCGTGTTGGCCCCCTCCTTTATATCCACCGGGAGCGGTGCCACCTGGGCGCGCGCCGCCTGCAGCCAGTGGGGCAGCTCCGCCTCCACGGCCTCCGAGCGCGCATGGGCCTGGAGCCACTCGGCCCAGGCCTTGTACGACGTCGTCTTCGGCGGCAGCGTCACCGGCTCGCCGCGCCGCAGCTGCCTGTACGCGGACTCCAGGTCCTCCAGCAGCACGCGCCAGGAGACGCCGTCCACGGACAGGTGGTGCAGCACCACCAGCACGCGCTGCGTCCGGCCCGCTCCGCGCTCCAGCAGCGCGGCCCGCAGCAGCAGGCCCTCGGAGAGGTCCAGGCTCCGCTGCACCTCGTCCGCCGCGCGCGTCACCGCCGCCGCCAGCTCCGCCTCCGGCACGCCGGACAGGTCCACGCGGCGCAGCCGCACCGGCTGCCCGGGCGCCACCGCGTCCTGCCGCCACTCGCCGCCCTCACGGACGAAGCGCAGGCGCAGCGCGTCGTGGTGCTCCACCAGCTTCTGGAGCGCCTGCTCCAGCGCGGTGGCATCCACCGGCTCCAGCGCCTCCAGCATGACGGACTGGTTGAAGTGTTGGGGCTCGGCCGACGCCTCCTCGAAGA
The Pyxidicoccus xibeiensis DNA segment above includes these coding regions:
- a CDS encoding non-ribosomal peptide synthetase, whose translation is MSNDLYKRLQSLPPEKREQLLRQLRKEAPNTVRTAIARVPRTGGPLPTSFAQQRLWFLDQLEPGSAAYNVPTVVRLRGRMDAAVLERSLGLLVERHEALRTRFHVEEGVPVQVIAPTADVPLTRVDISAVPEASREDEAKRLAREEIRRPFNLAQGPLLRATLLRLGDTDHVLLMTMHHIVTDGWSMGVLLRELVMLYATLGAGKTPVLPELSVQYADHAAWQRERLSGEALEKELGWWRERLAGAPAVLELPTDRPRPAVQTYRGTQRLLPFSKELWESFSALCQREGVTRFMALMAAFQSLLARYTGQDEICVGVPIAGRTRSELEGVVGYFVNTLVIRTRLDGNPTFRELLARVKEAAVGAFAHQELPFERLVEALQPERSMSHPPLFQVMLVHQEGTTQPMEIPGLRLESLESDLGVAKFDWTLTVQDTPGGFAGALEYNTDLFEPETIDRALGHLRMLMEAATANPEQRLHDLPLLTSGERHRLVAEWNATRTEQGAPACVHHLMEAQAARTPDAVALVYEEQALTYRELDARANQLAWHLRALGVGPETRVGVCLERSVELVVSLLAVLKAGGAYVPFDPGYPRERLAAMLEDAAPRVLLTQESLRERLPPNDVPAVILDAEAARLAALPATPPPSGVGPEHLAYVIFTSGSTGRPKGAMNAHAAVVNRLRWMQAAYGLDGTDSVLQKTPFSFDVSVWEFFWPLMTGARLVVARPGGHQDTTYLSRLIQSQGITTLHFVPSMLAAFLEEPELEERCRAVRRIVCSGEALPVDVAERCLERLGAELHNLYGPTEAAVDVTAWQCRRGDNRRSIPIGRPIANTRIHLLDRALRPVPVGVAGELYIGGVQVGRGYLGRPELTAERFVPDAFSETPGARLYRTGDLARYLPDGAIEYLGRVDFQVKVRGFRIELGEIEAVLGQHPAVREAVVVARESGGDRTLVAYVSARQEQVLDVGALRELARARLPEYMVPPHIVVLDTLPLTPSGKVDRRALPAPEATAAVAARVYEPPRTPVEELLAGAFARALKLERVGLHEDFFELGGHSLLATQVVSRIRGALQVELSLRDFFAARTVAALAARVEAASQAVAEGTAPPPLVPVPRGDDLPLSFAQQRLWFIDQLEPGNSAYNIPLALRLDGPLDVDVLERAFAELVRRHESLRTTFQVRGERAAQCIASEARFTLRRVDLSAQPDEAREETLHRLAREETLTPFSLSQGPLLRATVLHLGERQAALLVTMHHIVSDGWSLGVLAREMSVLYEAFLKGTLSPLPELAVQYADFSAWQRGWLQGDVLEAQLSWWRKQLADAPRALELPTDFPRPAVQTSRGSSVGTTFAPALTKALKELCQREGVTPFMVLLAATQALLARYSGQEDIVVGSPIAGRNRAETEGLIGFFVNTLVLRGQPRRHLSFRELLHRAREVTLGAYAHQEVPFEKLVEELQPERDLSRTPLFQVMVVLQNNEAPALDLPGLTSRPVALGHTASKFDLTLYFAETPQGLGAVAEYSADLFEPATLQRLLGHLGMLLQGALADPSQRLSRLPLLSEPERRQLLVDWTATRQDFRERDCFQVLFEEQAERTPDVIAVRYQDVALSYRELNLRANRLAHYLMDKGVGPETVVALLAERGSDFLVSMLGIFKAGGAYVPLDPKHPPHRISQVMGQSGASLALCGRELLPLLATSPSAEGHTYVLEEALAAVAPEVNPPPRATPANLAYVIFTSGSTGLPKGAMVEHRGMLNHLYAKVKDLGLTSSDVVAQTASQCFDISVWQFLNALVVGGCTHVFGDEVAHDPALLTRALEEHAITIVETVPSLLRAMVEGVEAPDAWRPKLARLRWMVPTGEALPPAVCRRWFALWPEIPLLNAYGPTECSDDVTHHPMRATPTTVNTPIGRAVANMRLHLLDAEGQPVPVGVPGEVYVGGIGVGRGYLMDAVRTAEVFLPDVFSDVPGARMYRTGDLARWLPGGDIEFLGRVDFQVKVRGFRIELGEIESALLAYPDVREAVVVAREDVPGQKRLVAYVSAKPGHTLEVARVRTALKEKLPEYMVPAAFVVLEALPLTSNGKVDRKALPAPEAATEEARPYTAPRDDVEAALADIWARVLGRERVGIHDNFFDLGGDSIVSIQVVTRARQAGLRLTPRQLFQHQTVAELAPQVKTARQGHDEQGFVEGPVPLTPVQRAFFEEASAEPQHFNQSVMLEALEPVDATALEQALQKLVEHHDALRLRFVREGGEWRQDAVAPGQPVRLRRVDLSGVPEAELAAAVTRAADEVQRSLDLSEGLLLRAALLERGAGRTQRVLVVLHHLSVDGVSWRVLLEDLESAYRQLRRGEPVTLPPKTTSYKAWAEWLQAHARSEAVEAELPHWLQAARAQVAPLPVDIKEGANTVASERSVQVSLSAEETRLLLQETPGAYRAHIDDVLLAALGRAVAEWTGGTRVRVEQELHGREVPSDEVDVSRTVGWFTATWPLLLEVSRGGSPGDTLRNVRESRRQRPGSGLGHGLLRHLGRPEAAEALRAQPRPGILFNYLGQLDALAQASQLFRPAPESQGSAQSGLAVRSHLLEVDALVAGGQLRVSWKYSEGVHQHATVESVAQGFVEALRALIRGRDSADARHYLPSDFPLARLEAPTLARVLEGDITVEDLYPLSPMQQGMLFHALLTPGRDDYFEQVTWVFQTPLELGAFRRAWEALLERHTSLRTSFIWKGLASPLQRVHTRVELPWTQQDWRDLTHAQQQSRLDAFLEEDKAKGFDLTRPPLMRMAVMRLDEQAHQFVWSLHHLLMDGWSLGVLMRELFALYDAFSRGQAPRTERATPYREYIAWLQRQDLAGAEAFWRPALEGFTAPTPLPGGKATVRVEHGVAQPVERRFDVPTPTMAALQGFARQHQLTLNTLVQASWAVLLARHSGEQDVVFGTTVAGRPTDLPGVEQMLGQFINSLPMRVRLPPDAALVPWLKQLQENNLEMRQYEYSPLVQVQGWSQVPRGTPLFESLLVFENFPVDASVKDQAGAAVRDVRFLERKTFPMDVTIAPGPTLRIVFTYDAARFESAACERLLGQWLHLLESLPASAGVKVGELSLLSAAERRQVLVEWNDTHADFPRDACAHELFSAQAARTPEATAVSFEGQALTYAELERRSNQLAWHLRSLGVGPETRVGVCMERSLELVVGALGILKAGGVYVPLDPSYPMDRLGYMARDAAVPVLLTQEALADVLPSQGELMVCLDTEWAQVATRPEHAPPSVVTADNLAYVIYTSGSTGRPKGTLLAHRGLCNTALAAVKAHGFRPDSRVLQFAAIGFDASVCEMFATLLAGARLCLAPREAMLPGTSLAAVLREQRITAVTLTPSVLALQSEEGLPDLETVISAGEACTPELASRWGRGRTLLNAYGPTEVTVCATITPGSVAPERLTIGRPFPNVRLYVLDATLRPVPVGAPGELFVGGPGLARGYLGQPGLTAERFVPDAFGSEPGARLYRTGDRVRFLADGQLEYQGRLDEQVKLRGFRIETGEIESVLRQQPAVREATVVVREDVPGDKRLVAYVVAEEGLEAAVEPLRKALEAVLPGYMVPSAFVTLPALPLSPSGKVDRKALPAPEGARSTEREFVPPATPMEELVAGIWADVLHVPRVGRHDDFFELGGHSLMATQVAARVRAVLGVELPVRDLFDASTVEKLVARLQTAAKVEHAAPELVPVPRAADGMPLSFAQQRLWFLHQLDPRSSSYHLSLPVRLEGALDAAVLRRSLDALVARHETLRTTFVDRGGEPAQVIAPAAPVVLEEWDLSGLPSEAREAEALRRAEVEAGRPFDLERGPLVRPVLVRLDAKDHVLLVTMHHIITDGWSLGVLVREVAALYEAFLEGRPSPLPELPVQYADFASWQRGWLRGDALEAQLGWWRNQLGGVPHALELPTDRPRPAVQGFRGASLEVRLPKELSDAVLALCQREGATPFMALLAAFHVLLWRYSGQRDFAIGTPIAGRGRAETEGLIGFFVNTLALGLRPEPRMGFKALLARAREVTLGAYAHQDVPFEKLVDALQPARDLGRSPLFQVMLLMQNAPVPQVGMGGLVLRSFEVPNRAAKFDLSLSLAETPSGIAGTFDYSTDLFDEETVARMAGHLRTLLEAAVAAPDAPVVELGLMPEPERRQVLREWNDTAAPYPSEATVHGLFEEQVTLRPDAVALEATTGERLTYRELEARANRLAWLLRERGVGPDVRVGLCLERSVDLIVTVLAILKAGGAYVPLDSNYPRARLSTMLEDSRPRVLVTTRALLELLPAEGVECLLLDEAAEALALAPTTAPRSGATSRHLAYIDFTSGSTGRPKGVCIEHRSVARLVRGVDYADLGASQTFLLIAPISFDASTLEVWGCLLNGGRLVLYPPHAPNDVRELAGVLEQHGVTTLHLTAGLFTQMVEADLEALRPVRQLLTGGDVVSAPHVRRVLETLRIPVTACYGPTESTTFASCFRMTEPAMVGSAVPIGRPIGNTRVYLLDGSGQPVPAGVAGELYIGGDGLARGYLEQPDLTAERFVPDAFGGEPGERLYRTGDLARWRRDGVLEFLGRMDVQVKVRGYRVEPGEVEAALLGHPEVREAVVVARPDAAGGKRLVAYVAGGVEVGAVRDWLRERLPEYMVPSAFMLLEALPLTPNGKVDRGALPEPEQQRAQGNGRFSVAPSAGCMQGWRAWRTCFIPPPPAPL